The genomic DNA TTGCTTCTAATATCTCCTCAACAACAGCTCGTACTTCATCACTGGCAGCACTTTTCGGGGCAGCTTCCAAAACAGTACTCCCAATGTTCAAACACTCAGCAAATGCTACCCTTTGACTTATCTGTGCTTTTAACACTGGAAAGGGGTATTCTCCTAAAACTTCAGTTACTTCTCGCCCAAGAGCAGTGTTCGCTATCTTTCTGTTGATTAGAAATGCTGCTGTTAGGTCTGGCTTATATATAGTGGCCTCTTGTACCAGTTCTACTACCTCATGCACCGCCCACACATCCAAAGGAGATGGTTGTACAGGAACCAGCACAAAATCCACTGCCATGATTGCTGATCTGGTTAAGTCAGAAACTCTTGGCGCACCATCAATGAAAACAAAATCATACCCCTGCGCTAGTTTGGGCAATTCTTTATGCAAGATAGGACGATCCAAACCAATAACGCTAAATGGAGCCTCACCATTACGTGCTGCTGCCCAGTCACGGGTTGAGCCTTGAGGATCAGTATCAACAAGTAATACTCGATACCCTATCATCGAAAAAGCATGAGCCAAATGGATAGATACTGTGGTCTTGCCACTGCCCCCTTTTTGATTCAAAACTGCAATTTTCATAAATGTGTTTTTGTAAAAATGTAATTCATTAAGTTATGACAAATTCTAGAAAGTAATAATACCAAGCTTAATCCCTAAATTACAAATTTACAAATGCACAAAATAGTATTAATACAAATGTA from Nostoc punctiforme PCC 73102 includes the following:
- the parA gene encoding ParA family partition ATPase, whose product is MKIAVLNQKGGSGKTTVSIHLAHAFSMIGYRVLLVDTDPQGSTRDWAAARNGEAPFSVIGLDRPILHKELPKLAQGYDFVFIDGAPRVSDLTRSAIMAVDFVLVPVQPSPLDVWAVHEVVELVQEATIYKPDLTAAFLINRKIANTALGREVTEVLGEYPFPVLKAQISQRVAFAECLNIGSTVLEAAPKSAASDEVRAVVEEILEAREETNHGRS